The Phycisphaerales bacterium AB-hyl4 genome has a window encoding:
- the groL gene encoding chaperonin GroEL (60 kDa chaperone family; promotes refolding of misfolded polypeptides especially under stressful conditions; forms two stacked rings of heptamers to form a barrel-shaped 14mer; ends can be capped by GroES; misfolded proteins enter the barrel where they are refolded when GroES binds), producing MAAKTIKFDAEAREAIRRGVHKLARAVKVTLGPSGRVVILEKSFGSPTVTKDGVTVAKEVEVEDAIENIGAQMVKEVASKASKDAGDGTTTATIYAESIFTEGLKNIAAGANANQIKRGIDKAVEAIVGELRKISKNVNSSKEVAQVGTCSANQDETIGQIIADAMDKVGKDGVITVEEGKSLETYVDLVEGMQFDKGYLSPHFVTDQGRMEAVLEDAYVLIHEKKISSAKDLIPILGKVAESGKPLLIVAEDIDGEALTTLVVNKLRGVLKVVAVKAPGFGDRRKAMLDDIATLTGGRAIMEELGIDVEKLELSDLGRAKKLVVDKENTTIIEGAGKTSDIKARIESIKRQIEGTTSDYDAEKLQERLAKLAGGVAQINVGAATESEMKEKKARVEDAMHACRAAVEEGILPGGGVAILRARRALDNIKGLVGDEKVGVDIIRRAVSAPIKQIAVNAGHDGSVIAQNVEASKDDAYGFNALSGEYGDMLKAGVLVPTKVERVALQNAASISGLLLTTDAVVVERKDKKKAAAGAPGMDDMDY from the coding sequence ATGGCTGCTAAGACCATCAAGTTCGACGCCGAGGCGCGCGAAGCCATTCGCCGCGGCGTCCACAAGCTCGCACGGGCCGTCAAGGTCACGCTCGGCCCGTCCGGCCGCGTCGTCATCCTCGAAAAATCCTTCGGCTCGCCGACCGTCACCAAAGACGGCGTCACCGTCGCCAAGGAAGTCGAAGTCGAAGACGCCATCGAAAACATCGGCGCCCAAATGGTCAAGGAAGTCGCTTCCAAGGCCTCCAAGGACGCCGGCGACGGCACCACCACCGCCACCATCTACGCCGAGAGCATCTTCACCGAAGGCCTGAAGAACATCGCCGCCGGCGCCAACGCCAACCAGATCAAGCGCGGCATCGACAAGGCCGTCGAAGCCATCGTCGGCGAACTGCGTAAGATCTCCAAGAACGTCAACTCCTCCAAGGAAGTCGCCCAGGTCGGCACCTGCTCCGCCAACCAGGACGAAACCATCGGCCAGATCATCGCCGACGCGATGGACAAGGTCGGCAAGGACGGCGTCATCACCGTCGAAGAAGGCAAGAGCCTCGAAACCTACGTCGACCTCGTCGAAGGCATGCAGTTCGACAAGGGCTACCTCAGCCCCCACTTCGTCACCGACCAGGGTCGCATGGAAGCCGTCCTCGAAGACGCTTACGTGCTCATCCACGAGAAGAAGATCAGCTCCGCCAAGGATCTGATTCCCATCCTCGGCAAGGTCGCGGAAAGCGGCAAGCCGCTGCTCATCGTCGCCGAGGACATCGACGGCGAAGCGCTGACCACCCTCGTGGTCAACAAGCTGCGCGGCGTGCTCAAGGTTGTCGCCGTCAAGGCGCCGGGCTTCGGCGACCGTCGCAAGGCCATGCTCGATGACATCGCCACCCTCACCGGCGGCCGCGCGATCATGGAAGAGCTCGGCATCGACGTCGAGAAGCTCGAACTGTCCGACCTCGGCCGAGCGAAGAAGCTCGTCGTCGACAAGGAAAACACCACGATCATCGAAGGTGCCGGCAAGACCAGCGACATCAAGGCCCGCATCGAATCGATCAAGCGACAGATCGAAGGCACGACCAGCGACTACGATGCCGAGAAGCTCCAGGAGCGTCTCGCCAAGCTCGCCGGCGGCGTGGCCCAGATCAATGTCGGTGCCGCCACCGAGTCGGAAATGAAAGAGAAGAAGGCCCGCGTGGAAGACGCGATGCACGCCTGCCGTGCCGCCGTCGAAGAGGGCATTCTCCCCGGTGGCGGCGTCGCCATCCTTCGTGCCCGCCGAGCGCTTGACAACATCAAGGGCCTCGTCGGTGACGAAAAGGTCGGCGTCGACATCATCCGCCGCGCCGTCTCCGCCCCGATCAAGCAGATCGCGGTCAACGCCGGCCACGACGGCTCGGTGATCGCCCAGAACGTCGAAGCCAGCAAGGACGACGCGTACGGCTTCAACGCGCTCAGCGGTGAATACGGCGACATGCTCAAGGCCGGCGTCCTCGTCCCCACCAAGGTCGAACGCGTCGCGCTGCAAAACGCCGCGAGCATCTCCGGCCTGCTGCTGACCACCGACGCCGTCGTCGTGGAACGCAAGGACAAGAAGAAAGCCGCCGCCGGCGCACCGGGTATGGATGACATGGATTATTGA
- the groES gene encoding co-chaperone GroES — MKVRPLGDRILVQRVEPETKTKSGIYLPESATDKPQQAKVIALGQGRLLDNGERAPFQVKEGDTVLLGKWGGTEVKLDDKEFVVLGEDEVLAVVA, encoded by the coding sequence ATGAAAGTACGACCGCTCGGAGATCGCATTCTTGTGCAACGCGTGGAGCCGGAGACCAAAACGAAGTCCGGTATCTACCTCCCCGAATCCGCGACTGACAAGCCCCAACAGGCCAAGGTCATCGCGCTCGGCCAGGGACGACTGCTCGACAACGGCGAGCGAGCCCCATTCCAGGTCAAAGAAGGCGACACCGTCCTCCTCGGCAAGTGGGGCGGTACGGAAGTCAAGCTCGACGACAAGGAATTCGTCGTCCTCGGCGAAGACGAAGTCCTCGCTGTCGTCGCCTGA
- a CDS encoding response regulator: protein MRSVNPPRFNVLLTQDRDHAIEHWTRQLPRLLEPQGVHAHLARTGREAVDLATRLDVHAAVVDLLTPADDMRSASRDPMPGGLWLLQVLRRKPNRPPVVVVANDAYTLRQAQRFLNEALRLGAFSVINRPVDLDPLLQVIRRLIDRRYAGAWPAGRTEPNQSNDVFSSSQPKLDKPAD, encoded by the coding sequence GTGCGCTCTGTCAATCCGCCGCGGTTCAATGTTCTGCTGACGCAGGACCGCGATCATGCTATTGAGCATTGGACGCGCCAGCTCCCGCGCCTGCTCGAGCCGCAGGGGGTCCATGCCCACCTTGCCCGCACCGGCCGCGAGGCCGTCGACCTGGCGACCCGCCTTGATGTGCATGCCGCCGTGGTCGACCTGCTCACCCCGGCCGACGACATGCGATCCGCGTCGCGCGACCCGATGCCCGGCGGCCTCTGGCTGCTCCAGGTCCTCCGCCGCAAGCCCAACCGCCCGCCGGTCGTGGTCGTCGCCAACGATGCCTACACCCTCCGCCAGGCCCAGCGCTTCCTTAACGAAGCCCTCCGCCTCGGCGCGTTTTCCGTCATCAATCGGCCGGTCGACCTCGACCCGCTGTTGCAGGTCATCCGTCGACTGATCGACCGCCGCTATGCCGGCGCCTGGCCCGCCGGTCGAACCGAACCGAATCAATCCAACGACGTTTTTTCTTCCTCACAACCCAAGCTGGACAAACCAGCCGACTGA
- a CDS encoding class I SAM-dependent methyltransferase — MAQLPPIHVETVSLSNRNARADHIVRRYGKALTGRVLDVGCDMKRIKKLRPELDYLGIDIGGEPDMQVDLQAAGKLPFDDKSFDTIVCTDVLEHLDNLHQIFAELVRVSRGKVVLSLPNCWYTFRQPIRKGRGEIRHYGLPAEPPADRHRWVFNVEDIARFLTDKQDPLGYRIAEMSASVNPGAKNTLRRFIWPKRAFLNRYAHTLWAVLDTSG, encoded by the coding sequence ATGGCGCAACTCCCCCCCATTCACGTTGAGACGGTCTCCCTTTCCAACCGCAACGCCCGCGCGGATCACATCGTGCGTCGTTATGGCAAGGCCCTGACCGGCCGTGTGCTCGACGTGGGCTGCGATATGAAGCGGATCAAAAAGCTGCGGCCGGAGCTGGACTACCTGGGCATCGACATCGGCGGCGAGCCGGACATGCAGGTCGACCTGCAAGCGGCGGGCAAGCTGCCGTTCGATGACAAGTCGTTCGACACGATCGTGTGCACCGATGTGCTGGAGCATCTGGACAACCTGCACCAGATTTTCGCCGAGTTGGTGCGCGTGTCGCGCGGGAAGGTTGTGCTGTCGCTGCCGAACTGCTGGTACACGTTCCGTCAGCCGATCCGCAAAGGCCGGGGTGAGATTCGCCACTACGGGTTGCCCGCCGAGCCGCCGGCGGACCGGCATCGGTGGGTGTTTAACGTGGAAGACATCGCCCGCTTTCTCACCGACAAACAGGACCCGCTGGGCTACCGCATCGCAGAGATGTCAGCCAGCGTGAACCCGGGCGCGAAGAACACGCTTCGGCGATTCATTTGGCCCAAACGGGCGTTTCTCAATCGATATGCCCACACGCTATGGGCCGTGCTCGATACGTCCGGCTGA
- a CDS encoding Kdo hydroxylase family protein, with amino-acid sequence MARVTIEEHPLERSATEAEYRHIESGDVLFFPTTPFEISDEDRQFLLAQKQSERFHKNISYRPKQDRLKGVDADNSEAFAKMHDVMRRYSQQAIDFCARFLPQYAEQWRIDYASFRPIEEKGRKVKFKARNDLIHVDSFPTRPSHGNRLMRIFTNINMDRERVWVSAGTFEQLAERYAKDAGLPQPPSAITKLGRQAVSAMAKAGLPVIDRPDYDRFMLKFHDYLKHHPEVQDHAKGEQWAFPPGSTWMCFTDTTSHGCLSGQYALEQTFMVARESLAAPDVAPISVLERMAGFPLAETRPVA; translated from the coding sequence ATGGCACGCGTGACTATTGAAGAACATCCGCTCGAGCGGTCGGCGACGGAAGCGGAATATCGACACATCGAAAGTGGCGACGTTCTGTTTTTCCCCACCACGCCGTTTGAGATTTCCGACGAAGACCGCCAGTTTCTGCTCGCGCAGAAGCAGTCGGAGCGGTTTCACAAGAACATCAGCTATCGGCCGAAGCAGGATCGGCTCAAGGGCGTCGACGCGGACAACTCCGAAGCGTTCGCGAAGATGCACGACGTGATGCGTCGCTACTCGCAGCAGGCGATCGACTTTTGCGCCCGCTTCCTGCCGCAGTACGCCGAGCAGTGGCGGATCGACTACGCCAGCTTCAGGCCCATCGAGGAGAAGGGGCGGAAGGTCAAGTTCAAGGCACGCAACGATCTGATCCACGTCGACTCGTTCCCCACTCGGCCGTCGCATGGCAATCGGCTGATGCGGATCTTCACGAACATCAACATGGACCGCGAGCGCGTGTGGGTGTCGGCGGGCACGTTCGAGCAACTGGCCGAGCGGTATGCGAAGGACGCCGGCCTGCCGCAGCCGCCCTCGGCGATCACGAAGCTCGGCCGACAGGCGGTCTCAGCCATGGCGAAGGCGGGCCTGCCCGTGATCGATCGGCCGGACTACGACCGATTCATGCTCAAGTTCCACGACTACCTCAAGCACCATCCCGAAGTGCAGGACCACGCGAAGGGCGAACAGTGGGCCTTCCCGCCCGGCTCGACGTGGATGTGCTTCACCGATACGACCAGCCACGGCTGCCTGTCGGGGCAATATGCCCTGGAGCAGACGTTCATGGTCGCCCGCGAAAGCCTGGCAGCGCCGGACGTGGCGCCGATCTCCGTGCTGGAGCGGATGGCCGGCTTCCCGCTGGCCGAGACGCGCCCGGTGGCGTGA